Proteins encoded within one genomic window of Flavobacterium gilvum:
- a CDS encoding GlsB/YeaQ/YmgE family stress response membrane protein: protein MEFFYFLLIGAISGWLAGQLWKGSGFGLIGNIVAGIIGGIFGGWLASKLGIGGGGLLWQIVIAAGGAWILLFIISLFKK, encoded by the coding sequence ATGGAATTTTTCTATTTTCTTTTAATTGGTGCCATTTCAGGATGGCTTGCCGGGCAGCTATGGAAAGGTAGTGGCTTTGGTTTAATCGGTAATATCGTTGCCGGAATAATAGGTGGAATCTTTGGAGGCTGGCTTGCCAGTAAATTAGGAATTGGCGGTGGCGGTTTGCTATGGCAAATAGTAATTGCTGCTGGTGGTGCCTGGATTTTGCTCTTCATTATTAGTTTATTCAAAAAATAA
- a CDS encoding PH domain-containing protein, with product MKEQIKKFLNEEQDPKAIEKVTSKLQDILMKNEEVGYIAVQKKPALTVLPDSIVVTNKRIIICQPKNLGLSMHFIDYTWDEIEGTFVKENILGSEFSFSTKTELQVTIDYIPKIQARKIFTYAKEQLDILKNGANSISPITEEVAPELIQQPELQQPELVEEMETEEVTNFAEIMPAVSNFAESVVENTSASTEKKTSELTQDELFAKLQNYKKLLDNGLILQGEYDAFKKEILSLM from the coding sequence ATGAAAGAACAAATTAAAAAGTTTTTAAACGAAGAACAAGATCCAAAAGCGATTGAGAAAGTCACTTCAAAATTGCAGGATATTTTAATGAAAAACGAAGAGGTTGGGTATATTGCGGTGCAAAAAAAGCCTGCATTGACCGTGCTTCCAGATAGTATTGTTGTTACCAATAAAAGAATTATCATCTGCCAGCCCAAAAACTTAGGATTGTCCATGCATTTTATCGATTATACTTGGGACGAAATCGAAGGTACTTTTGTTAAAGAAAATATTTTGGGTTCAGAATTTTCTTTTTCGACCAAAACAGAGCTGCAGGTTACAATCGATTATATTCCAAAAATTCAGGCGCGTAAAATTTTTACTTATGCTAAAGAACAATTGGATATTTTGAAAAATGGAGCTAACTCGATTTCTCCTATTACAGAAGAAGTTGCTCCAGAATTAATTCAGCAACCCGAATTACAGCAACCCGAATTAGTTGAAGAAATGGAAACCGAAGAAGTAACTAATTTTGCCGAAATAATGCCGGCTGTTTCCAATTTTGCAGAATCTGTTGTAGAAAACACAAGTGCTTCGACAGAGAAAAAAACAAGCGAATTGACTCAAGACGAACTTTTTGCGAAGCTTCAAAATTATAAAAAACTACTCGATAACGGATTGATTTTACAAGGTGAGTATGATGCTTTCAAAAAAGAGATTTTGAGTTTAATGTAG
- a CDS encoding DUF4407 domain-containing protein, translated as MLKQFFILCSGADKKLLDGCSDGEQTKFVGIGATVFFTAVMAFIASAYALFTVFDNIIPALLFGFVWSLLIFNLDRFIVSTIRKRDSFSNEFLQATPRIILAFIIAIVISKPLEIKIFEKEINTVLLKEKNAMALNNKKEVASYFKSDLEKNKNEIKNLISEIANKEKEVNTLYQTYIQEAEGTAGTKLMGKGPVFKEKIAKHDLAKNELDTIRKNNLEKIAVLEKGNKTLQTDLDKKVTETQPIIDSFDGLMARINALNKLPWLPSVFIMLLFLAIETSPIIAKLLSPRGEYDYKLEDLETALKATIEQDKYQRELLIKTSATMHDKVYADIAEDKKLYDLQRKNTIELLEQQSNNFVEKQMKTL; from the coding sequence ATGCTAAAACAATTCTTTATTCTCTGTTCGGGGGCTGACAAAAAGCTTCTTGACGGTTGTTCCGATGGCGAACAAACCAAATTTGTGGGTATCGGTGCTACCGTTTTTTTTACCGCAGTTATGGCTTTTATTGCCAGCGCCTATGCTCTTTTTACTGTTTTTGACAACATTATTCCCGCATTACTTTTTGGTTTCGTGTGGAGTTTGCTTATTTTCAATCTGGATCGTTTTATTGTTTCTACTATCCGAAAAAGAGACAGTTTTTCTAATGAGTTTCTTCAGGCAACTCCCCGAATCATTTTGGCATTCATAATTGCTATCGTGATTTCAAAACCATTGGAAATCAAAATTTTTGAAAAAGAAATCAACACTGTTTTACTGAAAGAAAAAAATGCAATGGCGCTGAATAACAAAAAGGAAGTCGCCAGTTATTTCAAATCGGATTTGGAAAAAAACAAAAACGAAATCAAGAATCTGATATCCGAAATTGCCAATAAGGAAAAAGAAGTAAACACGCTTTATCAAACCTATATTCAAGAGGCTGAAGGAACGGCAGGAACGAAATTAATGGGTAAAGGCCCTGTTTTTAAAGAAAAAATTGCCAAACATGATTTGGCCAAAAATGAATTGGACACTATTCGGAAAAACAATTTAGAAAAAATCGCAGTCCTTGAAAAAGGTAATAAAACATTGCAAACCGATTTGGACAAAAAAGTAACCGAAACTCAGCCAATCATCGACAGTTTTGATGGTTTGATGGCGCGCATCAACGCATTGAATAAACTGCCATGGCTTCCTTCGGTTTTTATAATGTTACTATTCTTGGCGATTGAAACTTCTCCTATTATTGCTAAATTGCTTTCTCCACGAGGCGAATACGATTATAAACTGGAAGACCTAGAAACCGCTCTCAAAGCTACTATTGAACAGGACAAATACCAAAGAGAATTATTGATTAAAACCAGTGCTACCATGCACGATAAAGTTTATGCAGATATTGCAGAGGACAAAAAATTATATGATTTACAACGAAAAAATACAATCGAATTATTAGAACAGCAGTCCAATAATTTTGTCGAAAAGCAAATGAAAACTTTATAA
- a CDS encoding lysylphosphatidylglycerol synthase domain-containing protein has product MISIPHKTKQFLVLLVKLLIVGGAFYFIYNQLANNDKLDWQKFLIQFHKNKSVLGISFILLLSVLNRLFEIMKWKYLVSCLRPISLGEATKQVLAGLTAGLFTPNGVGEYAGKALYFDKKETKKVVFLNLICNGIQMVLTIIFGVFGLLYFNAQYNVITTQTVFILFVACCLLFTILFFSKKINIKGYSIEKLIHKINEIPKSIHQKNLLLAILRYLVFSHQYYFLFLAFDVDLPYFILMSAITSVYFLASALPTFQFLDFAVKGGVAVYFLGILGVNEWIVVFISTLMWFLNVVLPVIWGSYYVLNFKSKALQ; this is encoded by the coding sequence ATGATTTCAATACCTCACAAAACTAAGCAATTCCTAGTACTTCTGGTCAAACTTTTGATTGTTGGCGGTGCCTTTTATTTTATTTACAACCAATTGGCCAACAACGACAAACTGGACTGGCAAAAATTCCTGATTCAGTTTCATAAAAACAAATCAGTTTTAGGAATCAGTTTTATTCTGCTTTTGAGTGTATTGAATCGGTTATTTGAAATTATGAAATGGAAATATCTAGTTTCCTGCCTTCGTCCCATTTCTTTGGGCGAAGCCACCAAACAGGTTCTGGCCGGTCTTACTGCAGGTTTATTCACCCCAAACGGCGTGGGTGAATATGCAGGAAAAGCATTGTATTTTGACAAAAAAGAAACCAAAAAAGTTGTGTTTTTAAACCTGATTTGCAACGGAATCCAAATGGTACTCACAATCATTTTTGGTGTTTTTGGATTGTTATATTTCAATGCACAATACAATGTAATCACAACCCAAACGGTATTCATACTTTTTGTCGCTTGCTGTTTGCTTTTTACTATTTTGTTTTTTTCTAAAAAAATAAATATCAAAGGCTATTCAATCGAAAAACTGATACATAAAATCAACGAAATCCCGAAATCGATTCATCAAAAAAATTTGCTTTTGGCAATTTTGCGTTATTTAGTTTTTTCGCATCAATACTATTTTTTGTTTTTGGCCTTCGATGTCGATTTACCTTATTTCATTTTGATGTCGGCTATTACGAGCGTTTACTTTCTGGCTTCGGCTTTGCCTACTTTTCAGTTTTTGGATTTTGCCGTAAAAGGCGGTGTAGCCGTGTATTTCTTAGGAATATTGGGCGTTAATGAATGGATAGTTGTCTTCATTAGTACTCTAATGTGGTTCCTGAATGTTGTTTTACCTGTCATTTGGGGAAGTTATTATGTGTTGAATTTCAAAAGCAAAGCGTTGCAATGA
- a CDS encoding glycosyltransferase family 2 protein: protein MILFLLGISIIYVLAISWLIYGFTKINHFEFIGLKPKISFSIIVPFRNEEENLPVLLESFSKLNYPTDLFEVILVDDASDCRLQIADFGLQISIIDNVRNSNSPKKDAISTAMEIVKNDWVITTDADCVVPKNWLLTLDNFVQLNHVSMIAGAVTYDCNNSFLHHFQQLDLASLQGATIGSFGIQKGFMCNGANFAYTKSFFQQLKGFEGNDKIASGDDVFLLQKAINEYPEKVAYLKSKNTIVTTKPVDDWKSLFYQRVRWASKTTSYQSLFGKRLGLLVFVANFGFVYCFVLTILGMLPYFFIGFYFLIKFGIDTLLIQQTSKFLTKHKIRYLFLSSLWYPFFSTAVVLYSLFGKYEWKGRRF, encoded by the coding sequence ATGATTTTGTTTTTATTAGGCATATCGATTATTTATGTGCTGGCTATAAGTTGGCTCATTTATGGTTTTACCAAAATAAATCATTTTGAATTCATTGGCTTAAAGCCAAAAATCAGTTTTAGCATTATTGTTCCTTTTCGGAATGAAGAAGAAAACTTACCTGTTTTATTGGAAAGTTTTTCAAAGTTGAATTACCCAACGGACTTGTTTGAAGTGATTTTGGTTGATGATGCCTCAGATTGCAGATTGCAGATTGCAGATTTCGGATTGCAGATTAGTATCATAGATAATGTTCGAAATTCAAATTCTCCCAAGAAAGATGCAATTTCAACCGCGATGGAAATCGTAAAAAACGATTGGGTCATTACCACCGATGCCGATTGTGTTGTTCCAAAGAACTGGCTGCTGACACTAGATAATTTCGTTCAGCTCAATCACGTTTCGATGATTGCAGGAGCGGTTACCTACGATTGCAACAATTCGTTTTTACACCATTTTCAGCAATTGGATTTGGCCAGTCTACAAGGTGCAACCATAGGCAGTTTTGGAATCCAAAAAGGATTTATGTGCAATGGGGCCAATTTTGCCTACACCAAATCGTTTTTTCAACAACTAAAAGGTTTTGAAGGAAATGATAAAATCGCAAGTGGAGACGATGTTTTTTTGTTGCAAAAAGCAATCAATGAATATCCTGAAAAAGTAGCTTATTTAAAATCTAAAAATACTATTGTAACAACAAAACCAGTAGATGACTGGAAATCGTTGTTTTATCAGCGTGTGCGTTGGGCCTCCAAAACCACTTCTTATCAAAGCCTTTTTGGGAAAAGACTGGGATTGCTTGTTTTTGTGGCTAATTTTGGTTTTGTGTATTGCTTTGTGCTGACCATTTTGGGCATGCTTCCCTATTTTTTTATTGGGTTTTATTTCCTGATTAAATTTGGAATCGATACTCTACTGATACAGCAAACAAGCAAATTCTTAACAAAACATAAAATACGTTATTTGTTTTTAAGCAGTTTGTGGTATCCGTTTTTCAGCACGGCTGTGGTTTTGTATTCTTTGTTTGGAAAATACGAATGGAAAGGAAGAAGGTTTTAA
- a CDS encoding GNAT family N-acetyltransferase, with amino-acid sequence MSNTIQVSTDKEKLNVPFIQHFLKDIYWAAGRTIDEVQKTIDSSVCFGIYLDDEQIGFARVITDYVVFAYMMDVFIAEEHREKGYSSVLIGAMMEEPLLKEVKIWRLATRDAHFLYEKFGFKELAYPERMMEKIV; translated from the coding sequence ATGTCAAATACGATACAAGTTTCTACAGATAAAGAAAAGTTGAATGTTCCTTTTATTCAGCATTTTCTAAAAGACATTTATTGGGCTGCTGGGAGAACCATAGATGAAGTTCAAAAGACAATTGACAGTTCGGTTTGTTTTGGGATTTATCTTGACGATGAGCAAATTGGTTTTGCCAGAGTCATTACCGATTATGTAGTTTTTGCCTATATGATGGATGTTTTTATTGCCGAAGAACACAGAGAGAAAGGTTATTCATCTGTTTTGATTGGCGCAATGATGGAAGAACCTTTATTGAAAGAAGTGAAAATATGGAGATTGGCCACAAGGGATGCTCATTTTTTGTATGAGAAATTCGGTTTTAAAGAATTGGCATATCCAGAACGAATGATGGAAAAAATAGTATAA
- a CDS encoding MmcQ/YjbR family DNA-binding protein, producing MNLETYYEYCFSKKGVTEHFPFDEDTLVFKVGGKMFALSSLSQWEKGTPSLNLKCDPERAQELRAEYDAIQPGYHMSKVHWNTIAVNQDAPDVLLKELIDHSYDLVFKSLSKKIQNEIIDAR from the coding sequence ATGAACTTAGAAACGTATTACGAATATTGCTTTTCCAAAAAAGGAGTTACGGAACATTTTCCCTTTGACGAAGATACTTTAGTCTTCAAAGTGGGCGGAAAAATGTTTGCTTTGTCTTCCTTATCGCAATGGGAAAAAGGAACTCCATCCTTAAATCTAAAGTGTGACCCGGAACGTGCTCAGGAATTACGCGCTGAATACGATGCGATTCAGCCCGGCTATCATATGAGTAAAGTGCATTGGAACACCATTGCAGTAAATCAGGATGCGCCCGATGTTTTGCTGAAAGAATTGATAGATCATTCGTATGACTTGGTTTTTAAAAGTTTATCCAAGAAAATTCAAAATGAAATTATCGACGCGAGATAA
- a CDS encoding DUF1003 domain-containing protein — MSNNKTWHEKHIETLGFGSRLADSVANGMGSWRFIIIQTAFVIAWMGLNLIGYAYHWDVYPFILLNLVFSTQAAYAAPIIMMSQNRQSERDRVQAQSDYQTNVDAKLEIEALAIRLDKIEVEKLDKIIRMLEEIESNSK; from the coding sequence ATGAGCAATAACAAAACTTGGCACGAAAAGCACATAGAAACATTGGGCTTTGGCAGCCGTTTGGCCGATTCGGTGGCCAATGGGATGGGATCTTGGCGGTTCATTATTATTCAAACTGCTTTTGTAATAGCCTGGATGGGATTGAATCTTATAGGTTATGCGTATCATTGGGACGTGTATCCCTTCATATTACTGAATCTTGTTTTTTCAACACAAGCTGCTTATGCCGCACCTATTATCATGATGTCGCAAAACAGACAAAGCGAAAGAGATCGGGTTCAGGCGCAATCCGATTACCAAACCAATGTTGACGCAAAGCTGGAAATCGAAGCTTTGGCAATTCGATTGGATAAAATTGAAGTCGAAAAATTGGATAAAATAATTAGGATGCTCGAGGAAATAGAAAGCAACTCAAAATAA
- the pckA gene encoding phosphoenolpyruvate carboxykinase (ATP), with protein sequence MNNYALFTKSISLKEMGIENAKIHYQLPPAELHEITIQSGQGFENSTGALAVNTGAFTGRSPQDRFIVKDSITEDKVWWGKINIPFEPTAFEALYKKATAYLSNKEIFVRDSYVCADSNYRLNIRVVTETAWANLFCYNMFLKPTNEDLENFTPEWTVICVPEFAADPSTDGTRQGNFSILDFTRKIALIGGTGYTGEMKKGIFSALNFILPVFKNTLPMHCSANVGQDGDTAIFFGLSGTGKTTLSADPNRKLIGDDEHGWTNENTVFNFEGGCYAKVVNLTEENEPDIFKAIKKGAILENVVFKTGTNEVDFEDISITPNTRVSYPIEHINNIQPGSIGKNPKNIFFLTADSFGILPPISKLTPGQAAYHFISGYTAKVAGTEAGVTEPQPNFSACFGAPFMPLHPTKYAEMLSKKMKDANVKVWLINTGWTGGPYGTGNRMKLKYTRAMITAALNGQLDDVKFINHEVFGIAIPQSCPEVPNEILNPRNTWDDKTLYDKKAVELAQKFRDNFSEFSAFANAEILTGAPIA encoded by the coding sequence ATGAACAACTACGCCTTGTTTACGAAATCGATTTCGTTAAAAGAAATGGGAATCGAAAATGCAAAAATTCATTACCAGCTACCCCCAGCCGAATTACATGAAATTACCATACAATCCGGACAGGGTTTTGAAAATTCTACCGGAGCATTGGCCGTAAATACGGGAGCTTTTACAGGTCGTTCTCCCCAAGATCGTTTCATTGTAAAAGACAGCATCACCGAGGACAAAGTGTGGTGGGGAAAAATAAATATCCCATTTGAACCGACCGCTTTTGAAGCACTTTATAAAAAAGCTACTGCTTATTTATCCAACAAAGAAATTTTTGTCAGGGATTCTTACGTTTGTGCCGATTCTAATTACAGATTAAATATTCGTGTTGTTACCGAAACCGCTTGGGCTAATTTATTTTGCTACAATATGTTTTTGAAACCGACAAATGAAGACTTGGAAAATTTCACTCCAGAGTGGACTGTAATCTGCGTTCCAGAATTTGCCGCAGATCCATCAACAGATGGAACGCGTCAGGGGAATTTCTCCATTTTGGATTTTACCAGAAAAATAGCTCTGATCGGTGGTACAGGATATACCGGCGAAATGAAAAAAGGAATCTTTTCGGCGTTGAACTTTATTCTACCAGTTTTCAAAAACACGCTTCCTATGCACTGTAGTGCCAATGTCGGTCAAGATGGGGATACTGCCATATTCTTTGGTTTATCCGGAACAGGAAAAACTACTTTGTCTGCAGACCCAAACCGAAAATTAATCGGTGATGACGAACATGGTTGGACCAATGAGAATACCGTTTTTAACTTTGAAGGTGGCTGTTATGCCAAAGTAGTCAACCTCACCGAGGAGAATGAACCGGACATTTTTAAGGCTATCAAAAAAGGAGCAATTCTGGAAAATGTAGTTTTCAAAACCGGAACCAATGAAGTTGATTTTGAAGATATTTCCATCACGCCGAACACAAGAGTAAGTTATCCTATTGAGCACATCAATAATATTCAGCCAGGTTCCATTGGCAAAAACCCAAAAAATATTTTCTTCTTAACAGCAGATTCATTTGGGATTTTACCTCCGATCTCAAAATTGACTCCGGGTCAGGCGGCCTATCATTTTATCTCAGGATATACAGCAAAAGTGGCTGGAACTGAGGCTGGTGTTACTGAGCCTCAACCCAATTTTTCTGCTTGTTTTGGAGCTCCTTTCATGCCTTTGCATCCAACAAAATATGCTGAAATGTTGAGCAAAAAAATGAAAGATGCCAACGTAAAAGTTTGGTTAATCAACACCGGATGGACCGGTGGGCCTTACGGAACAGGAAACAGAATGAAATTAAAATACACACGAGCCATGATTACGGCGGCACTAAATGGGCAATTGGATGATGTAAAATTCATCAATCATGAGGTATTTGGAATCGCTATTCCGCAATCGTGTCCAGAAGTTCCAAATGAAATTTTAAATCCAAGAAACACTTGGGATGACAAAACTTTGTATGACAAAAAAGCTGTTGAACTGGCACAAAAATTCAGAGACAATTTTTCTGAATTTTCAGCATTTGCTAATGCCGAAATTTTGACCGGTGCTCCCATTGCCTGA
- the ruvC gene encoding crossover junction endodeoxyribonuclease RuvC yields MTKERIILGIDPGTTIMGFGLIKVVNKKMEFLQLNELQLSKYDNHYQKLRIIFERTIELIETHNPDEIAIEAPFFGKNVQSMLKLGRAQGVAMAAGLSRDIPITEYEPKKIKMAITGNGNASKEQVAKMLQQLLGLKELPKNLDSTDGLAAAVCHFFNSGKVVAGKSYSGWDAFVKQNEERVKK; encoded by the coding sequence TTGACAAAAGAACGCATCATATTAGGAATAGATCCCGGAACCACAATTATGGGTTTTGGACTGATAAAAGTTGTCAATAAAAAAATGGAATTTTTGCAGCTCAACGAACTGCAATTGTCCAAATACGACAATCATTACCAGAAACTGAGAATCATTTTTGAACGCACCATCGAATTAATCGAAACGCACAATCCCGACGAAATCGCGATTGAAGCCCCTTTCTTTGGGAAGAATGTACAATCGATGCTCAAGCTCGGAAGAGCGCAAGGCGTGGCCATGGCAGCGGGACTTTCGAGAGATATTCCCATTACCGAATACGAACCCAAAAAGATAAAAATGGCCATAACCGGAAACGGAAATGCTAGTAAAGAACAAGTTGCCAAAATGCTTCAGCAATTATTAGGATTGAAAGAATTGCCAAAGAATCTTGATTCTACTGATGGTTTGGCGGCGGCCGTTTGCCATTTTTTCAATTCGGGTAAAGTTGTTGCCGGTAAGAGTTATTCTGGTTGGGATGCTTTTGTAAAACAAAATGAGGAACGAGTTAAGAAATAA
- the hemW gene encoding radical SAM family heme chaperone HemW: MSGIYIHIPFCKQACHYCDFHFSTSMKKKEEMVLAIAKELKMRKPEFQNELVETIYFGGGTPSRLQIADLRLQMDTIYENYAVSENPEITLEANPDDLSEEYLIELSKIGINRLSIGIQSFFEDDLAMMNRAHNSAEAKKCLEEATKYFDNISLDLIYGIPGMSNEKWRQNIETALSFGIPHISSYALTVEPKTALNKLIQTGKIAKPSDESAQEHFAILVETLEANNFIHYELSNFGKENYFSRNNSAYWLGKKYLGIGPSAHSYDGVSRSWNVSNNSLYLKSIQEDKLPNETEVLSVADHYNEYIMTGLRTIWGVSLHRIETEFGSKYLDYLQKQAQKFISDDFLFVENDILKPTSKGKFLTDGIASDLFYLNLEV, from the coding sequence ATGAGCGGAATCTACATCCACATCCCCTTTTGCAAGCAGGCTTGTCATTACTGCGATTTTCATTTTTCTACTTCGATGAAGAAGAAAGAGGAAATGGTTTTGGCTATCGCCAAAGAATTGAAAATGCGAAAACCCGAATTTCAGAATGAACTTGTAGAAACCATTTATTTCGGCGGAGGAACGCCTAGTAGATTGCAGATTGCAGATTTGAGATTGCAGATGGATACGATTTATGAAAATTATGCAGTTTCTGAAAATCCGGAAATAACACTCGAAGCTAATCCGGATGATTTGTCGGAAGAATATTTAATTGAACTTTCAAAAATTGGAATCAACCGCTTGAGCATCGGAATTCAGTCTTTTTTTGAAGATGATTTGGCGATGATGAATCGGGCTCACAATTCGGCGGAAGCCAAAAAATGTCTGGAAGAAGCAACAAAATATTTCGACAATATTTCGCTCGATTTGATTTACGGAATTCCGGGAATGAGCAATGAAAAATGGAGGCAAAATATAGAAACCGCTTTATCTTTTGGAATACCACATATTTCTAGTTATGCATTGACGGTCGAACCCAAAACAGCTTTGAACAAACTCATTCAAACAGGAAAAATAGCCAAACCAAGCGATGAATCGGCTCAGGAACATTTCGCAATTTTGGTAGAAACATTGGAGGCTAATAATTTTATCCATTATGAGTTGTCTAATTTTGGGAAAGAAAATTATTTTTCAAGAAACAATTCTGCCTATTGGTTGGGAAAAAAATATTTAGGAATCGGTCCTTCTGCGCATAGTTATGATGGCGTTTCCCGAAGTTGGAATGTTTCGAATAATTCTCTTTATTTAAAATCCATTCAGGAAGACAAACTACCAAATGAAACAGAAGTTTTGTCCGTTGCCGATCATTACAATGAATATATTATGACGGGGCTGCGAACGATTTGGGGCGTTTCGTTGCATCGAATTGAAACCGAATTCGGAAGTAAATATTTGGATTACTTACAAAAACAAGCGCAAAAATTCATAAGCGATGATTTTCTTTTTGTAGAAAACGACATTTTGAAACCAACTTCAAAAGGAAAATTTTTGACTGATGGAATTGCTTCAGATTTATTTTATTTAAATTTGGAAGTCTAA
- a CDS encoding saccharopine dehydrogenase family protein has translation MRTILIIGAGRSASSLIQYLLNKSVSEELHLIIGDSSLALAEKKTNKHPNATPIALDIFDENQRKNWIQKADIVISMLPAHLHIEVARDCIKYKKHLVTASYISDAMQELDAATKANNLIFMNEIGLDPGIDHMSAMKVIDEIREQGGKMLLFESFCGGLVAPESDDNLWNYKFTWAPRNVVLAGQGGPAKFIQEGTYKYIPYVNLFRRTEFLEVEGYGKFEAYSNRNSLKYRSVYGLDDILTLYRGTIRRVGFSKAWNMFVQLGMTDDSYVMEDSENLSYRQFVNSFLPYHPTDSVEIKMRLILKIDQDDIMWDKLLELDLFNPNKKVGLKNATPAQILEKILSESWTLQPHDKDMIVMYHKFGYVLHGGEKQIDSKMVCLGEDQTYTAMAKTVGLPVAMVTLLILNGKITTPGVQLPIRKDVYQPILRELEEYGVVFNEQEMPYVGYNPDKVFT, from the coding sequence ATGAGAACAATTCTTATCATAGGTGCGGGAAGATCGGCTTCTTCCTTGATACAATACCTTTTAAACAAATCGGTATCCGAAGAATTGCATCTTATCATCGGCGATTCGTCTTTGGCTTTAGCCGAAAAAAAGACAAACAAGCATCCGAACGCAACTCCAATAGCCCTAGATATATTTGATGAAAATCAAAGAAAAAACTGGATTCAAAAAGCAGATATCGTTATATCGATGCTGCCGGCACATCTTCATATAGAAGTCGCCAGAGATTGTATTAAGTATAAAAAACATTTGGTTACGGCTTCATATATTAGTGATGCAATGCAGGAATTGGATGCTGCCACCAAAGCCAACAATCTTATTTTTATGAATGAGATTGGACTTGACCCCGGAATCGACCACATGAGTGCCATGAAAGTGATTGATGAGATTCGAGAACAGGGCGGTAAAATGCTTTTGTTTGAGTCTTTTTGCGGTGGACTGGTCGCACCAGAATCTGATGATAACTTGTGGAATTATAAATTTACCTGGGCTCCCAGAAATGTTGTGCTTGCCGGACAAGGTGGTCCTGCCAAGTTTATTCAGGAAGGAACTTATAAATACATTCCGTATGTAAATTTGTTTCGCAGAACCGAGTTTTTGGAAGTGGAAGGTTATGGTAAATTTGAAGCGTATTCCAATCGCAATTCCCTAAAATATCGTAGTGTTTATGGGCTAGATGATATTCTTACTTTATATAGAGGAACCATTAGACGAGTTGGTTTTTCCAAAGCGTGGAATATGTTCGTGCAACTGGGAATGACAGATGACAGTTATGTTATGGAAGATTCAGAAAACTTGAGTTACCGTCAATTTGTGAATTCTTTTCTGCCGTATCACCCAACCGATTCTGTTGAAATCAAAATGCGTTTGATTCTCAAAATAGATCAAGATGATATCATGTGGGATAAATTATTGGAATTGGATTTGTTCAATCCCAATAAAAAAGTGGGTTTAAAAAATGCTACGCCTGCACAAATTCTGGAAAAAATACTCAGCGAAAGTTGGACTTTGCAGCCTCATGACAAGGATATGATTGTTATGTACCACAAATTTGGGTATGTCCTTCATGGCGGAGAAAAACAAATCGATTCCAAAATGGTTTGTCTGGGAGAAGATCAAACCTATACCGCTATGGCCAAAACTGTAGGCTTGCCGGTTGCAATGGTAACTTTGTTGATTTTGAACGGAAAAATTACCACTCCAGGAGTTCAATTGCCAATTCGTAAAGACGTATATCAACCTATTTTGCGAGAACTGGAAGAATACGGAGTTGTATTTAATGAACAGGAAATGCCTTATGTAGGCTATAATCCTGATAAAGTTTTTACTTGA
- a CDS encoding DUF423 domain-containing protein, translating to MNKKIISSAALLGMIAIILGAFGAHALKKVLTIEQLATFETGVRYQMYHALFLLFIGTNNLITEKRKNKIYNLTLLGVIFFSGSIYLLATNSLLPFDFKTFGFITPIGGVFLISAWFLLFFDLIKPIKKEK from the coding sequence ATGAATAAAAAAATAATTTCATCTGCAGCTCTTTTGGGAATGATTGCCATAATTTTAGGTGCTTTTGGCGCACATGCCCTAAAAAAAGTGCTGACGATAGAACAACTTGCCACTTTTGAAACGGGAGTACGCTATCAAATGTATCATGCTTTGTTTTTATTATTCATTGGAACAAACAATTTAATCACTGAAAAAAGAAAAAACAAGATCTACAACCTGACTCTTTTGGGCGTGATATTCTTCTCTGGATCAATTTACCTTTTGGCCACCAATTCTTTATTGCCTTTTGACTTTAAAACATTCGGATTTATTACACCTATCGGCGGAGTATTTCTTATTTCAGCATGGTTTCTGTTGTTTTTTGACTTAATAAAACCCATAAAAAAAGAAAAATAA